The Mesorhizobium koreense genome includes a window with the following:
- a CDS encoding response regulator transcription factor has translation MTYILIVEDEPRLRKDLTDFLELTGFTAEGVGTARELRQALTDGSSPAVIVLDVGLPDGNGFELAAEIRKSHACGIVMLTALGGSDDRIRGFESGADIYLVKDSTLREIEAAIRSLLRRTGNLPEVAPDVDDRWVLDGKNWMLIAPNRCSLRLTATEFAFMNVLCSRSGEICERAELMGIVARPKSNFDSRHLDAVVSRLRRKLEERTELPAPIKAVYGVGYTFTATAVVQ, from the coding sequence ATGACATATATCCTGATCGTCGAGGACGAGCCGCGGCTGCGCAAGGACCTTACCGACTTCCTGGAACTGACGGGCTTCACGGCAGAAGGCGTCGGAACCGCGCGGGAACTGCGCCAGGCGCTCACGGACGGCAGCTCTCCCGCCGTCATTGTCCTCGACGTCGGACTGCCCGACGGGAACGGATTCGAACTGGCCGCAGAAATCCGCAAGTCGCATGCCTGCGGCATCGTCATGCTGACTGCGCTCGGCGGCAGCGACGATCGTATCCGTGGGTTCGAAAGCGGCGCAGACATCTATCTCGTCAAGGACAGCACGTTGCGGGAGATCGAAGCCGCGATCCGCAGCTTGTTGCGACGGACGGGCAACCTGCCCGAGGTCGCGCCCGACGTTGACGACCGGTGGGTGCTGGACGGCAAAAACTGGATGCTGATCGCGCCCAACCGTTGTTCGCTCAGGCTTACCGCGACCGAATTCGCCTTCATGAACGTTCTATGCAGCCGCTCCGGCGAGATCTGCGAGCGTGCGGAGCTGATGGGAATCGTCGCTCGCCCGAAATCCAACTTCGATAGTCGGCATCTCGACGCCGTCGTCAGCCGCCTGCGCCGCAAGCTGGAGGAACGCACCGAGCTTCCGGCGCCCATCAAAGCCGTCTACGGCGTCGGCTACACCTTCACCGCCACGGCCGTCGTGCAATGA
- a CDS encoding dihydrodipicolinate synthase family protein gives MKSDRIFGLSAALVTPFAADGSVDAARLVSHAGKVLAEGCDSFTLFGTTGEGYGLSMKEREAILAAVAGTDLDMGDKIYAGVSAVSIDDAVSQSKLALDADVRGLLFAPPFYLKGVEDEGLYAWFSRAIERIGRMARGIILYHIPGQTSVPISVELVSRLKKSFPGVIIGVKDSSGRWEDAQAFLREHGELAILIGDERLLARAVRAGAQGSICGLANVAPGLLRPVIHEGKDSDKVVRLVDMICRLPVLPTVKALTAHVRKDGGYGRMRPPATDLDPALARKAAAEFDTILAT, from the coding sequence ATGAAATCCGATCGAATATTCGGTCTATCCGCAGCGCTGGTAACGCCCTTTGCCGCTGACGGAAGTGTCGACGCGGCGCGCCTGGTGTCGCACGCCGGAAAGGTTCTCGCGGAAGGCTGCGACAGCTTCACATTGTTCGGGACCACCGGCGAGGGGTATGGCCTCAGCATGAAGGAGCGCGAGGCAATCCTGGCGGCCGTTGCCGGAACCGATCTCGACATGGGCGACAAGATCTATGCAGGGGTCTCCGCCGTCTCCATCGACGACGCGGTGTCCCAGTCGAAGCTTGCGCTCGACGCGGACGTGCGGGGCCTGCTTTTCGCGCCACCCTTCTATCTGAAAGGCGTGGAGGACGAGGGGCTCTACGCCTGGTTCTCGCGCGCCATCGAACGTATCGGACGGATGGCGCGGGGCATCATCCTCTATCACATCCCAGGCCAGACCTCGGTTCCGATTTCCGTCGAACTGGTGTCGCGGCTGAAAAAGAGCTTCCCTGGCGTCATCATCGGCGTCAAGGATTCGTCCGGACGCTGGGAGGACGCGCAAGCCTTCCTGCGCGAGCACGGCGAATTGGCGATCCTTATCGGCGATGAACGCCTCCTGGCGCGTGCCGTCCGCGCCGGCGCACAGGGCTCCATCTGCGGGCTCGCCAACGTCGCGCCCGGCCTGCTCAGGCCCGTCATCCACGAAGGCAAGGACAGCGACAAGGTCGTCAGGCTTGTCGACATGATCTGCCGCCTGCCTGTATTGCCGACCGTGAAGGCGCTGACCGCCCATGTCCGCAAGGATGGCGGCTATGGGAGGATGCGGCCGCCCGCCACCGATCTCGATCCGGCGCTCGCGCGAAAGGCGGCGGCCGAATTCGACACGATCCTGGCAACGTGA
- a CDS encoding GntR family transcriptional regulator: MQTRASEGQNLRDQAYRGYTKSLLEQQIRPGQFITQRELVQITGFPLGSIRELVPRLEAEGLIRTVPQRGMQVPQVDLALVRNAFQFRAFLEEPAARLFARDASADAIAALRESHERILSRHEAGDDANLMEDAEAVDLSLHEAIIDLQKNEILSNAYRVNWIKIKLIRLAETRLYVPMIPAVMGEHLRIIETFERRDEDEASRAIASHIETARRRAVEF; this comes from the coding sequence ATGCAGACCCGCGCCAGTGAAGGCCAGAATCTCCGCGACCAGGCCTATCGCGGCTACACGAAGAGCCTGCTCGAACAGCAAATCAGGCCCGGCCAGTTCATCACCCAGCGCGAACTTGTGCAGATCACCGGCTTTCCGCTCGGATCAATCCGCGAACTTGTACCGAGGCTCGAAGCGGAGGGGCTGATCCGCACCGTCCCGCAGCGCGGTATGCAGGTTCCGCAGGTGGATCTGGCATTGGTGCGCAATGCCTTCCAGTTCCGCGCCTTCCTGGAGGAGCCGGCGGCGCGGCTGTTCGCCCGTGATGCCTCCGCCGACGCGATCGCCGCCTTGCGCGAAAGCCACGAGCGCATCCTCTCACGGCACGAGGCCGGCGACGACGCCAACCTGATGGAAGACGCCGAGGCGGTGGACCTCAGCCTGCACGAGGCGATCATCGACCTGCAGAAAAACGAGATCCTGAGCAACGCGTATCGGGTGAACTGGATCAAGATCAAATTGATCCGGCTGGCCGAAACACGTTTATATGTGCCCATGATCCCTGCGGTGATGGGAGAGCACCTGAGGATAATCGAAACGTTCGAACGGCGCGATGAGGATGAAGCGTCACGGGCCATTGCAAGTCATATCGAGACCGCGCGGCGCAGGGCGGTGGAATTTTAA
- a CDS encoding ABC transporter substrate-binding protein has protein sequence MTKNVFRATRREFLAGAAGLGAAAMFGGRPAFSADVDWKKFSGQTLDVNLVKSPRSETLLKYMSEFEEMTGMKVNAEATPEQQQRQKTVIELSSGKPSFDVVHLSYHVQKRQFEKAGWLADIGGYLKDPSLTDAGLTEADFAQAGLDFAKDSDGTLRSLPFSVDYWIIYWNKELFEAKGINYPASFDDMMKAAEAITDRDKNVFGFVARGLKNANVPVWTSLMLGFDKYSVEKGQLQTETPEAIEAAKIFQRLMTKSAPPGVAGFNWAESQSAFLQGRIGMWFDGVGFAPPLEDPNKSRVVGKVGYGIMPKGPKAHASGTFGDGIGVTAASQKKEAAYLFCQWAVSPIMGARLLQAGAGVPFRKSILNDPKVREGVTMPSDWVDAVVGSGEISRLALPVIIPVTEFRDVFGVALTNMISGSDPADELKKATEAFKPVLEKSEKA, from the coding sequence ATGACCAAGAATGTGTTCAGGGCGACCAGGCGAGAATTCCTTGCCGGCGCCGCGGGCCTGGGGGCCGCTGCGATGTTCGGCGGCCGGCCTGCCTTTTCCGCCGATGTGGACTGGAAGAAGTTTTCCGGCCAGACGCTCGACGTCAACCTCGTGAAGAGCCCGCGAAGCGAGACGCTCCTCAAATACATGTCCGAATTCGAGGAAATGACGGGCATGAAGGTCAATGCCGAGGCGACGCCGGAACAGCAGCAGCGCCAGAAGACCGTGATCGAATTGAGTTCCGGCAAGCCGAGTTTCGACGTGGTGCATCTCAGCTATCACGTCCAGAAGCGGCAGTTCGAGAAGGCCGGCTGGCTGGCCGACATCGGCGGCTACCTCAAGGATCCGTCGCTTACCGACGCGGGGCTGACCGAAGCCGATTTCGCCCAGGCGGGTCTCGATTTCGCCAAGGACAGCGACGGCACGCTCCGCTCGCTGCCGTTCTCGGTCGATTACTGGATCATCTACTGGAACAAGGAACTATTCGAGGCCAAGGGCATAAATTATCCCGCGTCCTTCGACGACATGATGAAGGCGGCCGAAGCGATCACCGACAGGGACAAGAACGTCTTCGGTTTCGTGGCGCGCGGCCTGAAGAACGCCAACGTGCCTGTCTGGACATCGCTGATGCTCGGCTTCGACAAATACTCGGTCGAGAAAGGCCAATTGCAGACCGAAACGCCGGAAGCGATCGAAGCCGCGAAGATATTCCAGCGGCTGATGACGAAGTCGGCGCCTCCCGGCGTGGCCGGCTTCAACTGGGCGGAGTCGCAATCGGCCTTCCTGCAAGGCAGGATCGGCATGTGGTTCGACGGCGTCGGATTCGCACCGCCGCTGGAGGATCCCAACAAGTCGCGCGTGGTCGGAAAGGTCGGCTACGGCATCATGCCGAAAGGACCGAAGGCGCATGCTTCGGGCACATTCGGCGACGGGATCGGCGTTACCGCGGCCAGCCAGAAGAAAGAGGCGGCCTATCTGTTCTGCCAATGGGCGGTGTCGCCGATCATGGGCGCACGGCTCCTGCAGGCTGGGGCAGGCGTGCCGTTCCGCAAGTCGATCCTCAACGACCCGAAGGTCCGCGAGGGCGTCACGATGCCCAGCGACTGGGTGGACGCCGTCGTCGGCTCGGGCGAGATCAGCCGGCTGGCGCTGCCGGTCATCATTCCGGTGACCGAGTTCCGCGACGTCTTCGGCGTCGCGCTTACCAACATGATTTCGGGCAGCGATCCGGCCGATGAACTGAAGAAGGCGACCGAAGCGTTCAAGCCAGTGCTCGAAAAGAGCGAAAAGGCCTGA
- a CDS encoding carbohydrate ABC transporter permease translates to MADLAQASGSEELVGRRFRLAPNYWPFVLPALIVVLAVIIFPWAFTIWMSANEWTLGQGRSFVGLANYAHLWSDERFWESLVHTLYYTVMSVVAPVVLGTFSALVFNARFPLRGFLRSIFVMPMMATPVAISLVWTMMFHPQLGVLNYLLSLVGIPAQEWIFNPRTVIPSLVAVETWQWTPLIMLIVLGGLASVPREPYESAEIDGANAWQQFRYLTLPMIAPFIMVATIIRTIDALKSFDIIYAMTQGGPGTASETINIYLFNTAFAYYNIGYSSAMVIVFFVLIIVLSMVLLMIRSRMQWSEAKTR, encoded by the coding sequence ATGGCCGATTTGGCGCAGGCATCGGGCAGCGAGGAATTGGTGGGCCGGCGTTTCAGGCTGGCCCCCAACTACTGGCCGTTCGTGCTGCCGGCGCTGATCGTGGTGCTGGCAGTCATCATCTTTCCCTGGGCATTCACGATCTGGATGAGCGCCAACGAGTGGACCCTCGGCCAGGGCCGCAGTTTCGTGGGTCTGGCGAACTACGCGCATCTCTGGAGCGATGAGCGGTTCTGGGAATCGCTCGTGCACACGCTTTACTACACGGTGATGTCGGTGGTCGCGCCGGTGGTCCTCGGCACGTTCTCGGCTCTCGTCTTCAATGCACGCTTTCCGCTGCGCGGTTTTCTGCGCAGCATTTTCGTCATGCCGATGATGGCGACTCCGGTGGCCATCTCGCTGGTATGGACCATGATGTTCCATCCGCAGCTCGGCGTGCTCAACTATCTGCTGTCGCTCGTGGGCATTCCGGCCCAGGAGTGGATCTTCAATCCGAGGACCGTCATTCCCTCCCTCGTCGCGGTGGAGACATGGCAGTGGACGCCGCTGATCATGCTGATCGTGCTCGGCGGGCTGGCTTCGGTGCCGCGGGAACCTTACGAGAGCGCCGAGATCGACGGCGCCAACGCATGGCAGCAGTTCCGTTACCTGACGCTGCCGATGATCGCGCCCTTCATCATGGTCGCGACGATCATTCGCACCATCGATGCGTTGAAGAGCTTCGACATCATCTACGCGATGACGCAAGGCGGCCCGGGCACGGCCTCGGAGACAATCAACATCTACCTCTTCAACACCGCCTTCGCCTACTACAACATCGGCTACTCGTCGGCGATGGTGATCGTCTTTTTCGTGCTTATCATCGTGCTCTCGATGGTGCTGCTCATGATCAGGTCGCGCATGCAGTGGTCGGAGGCAAAAACCAGATGA
- a CDS encoding carbohydrate ABC transporter permease, whose translation MTSRLLDRIALFFVALVIVSPVVLFFIWMLSLSLKFEIDNGAYPPILIPDRFAWQNYVQVFRENDFFLYFLNSILVTGSATILALLVGVPAGYGIARLKADKAAIVVMIARMTPGLSYLIPLFLLFQWIGLVGTIWPQVIIHLVVTVPIVVWVMIGYFEATPIELEEAASIDGANSWQIFRLVALPIAKPGIVVALILAVIFSWNNFVFGIVLANHETRTLPVAVYNMLSYEQVSWGPLSAAALVVTAPVLILTLFAQRQIVEGLTAGAVKGG comes from the coding sequence ATGACTTCGCGCCTGCTGGACCGGATAGCGCTCTTCTTCGTAGCGCTGGTGATCGTTTCACCGGTGGTGCTTTTCTTCATCTGGATGCTGTCCCTGTCGCTGAAATTCGAGATCGACAACGGCGCCTATCCGCCGATCCTCATACCGGACCGCTTTGCCTGGCAGAACTATGTCCAGGTGTTCCGCGAGAACGATTTCTTCCTGTATTTCCTGAACTCCATCCTGGTGACGGGCTCCGCGACCATCCTGGCGCTGCTCGTCGGGGTGCCGGCCGGCTACGGCATCGCGCGGCTGAAGGCAGACAAGGCGGCCATCGTCGTCATGATCGCACGCATGACGCCGGGGCTCTCCTATCTGATCCCGCTTTTCCTGCTCTTCCAGTGGATCGGGCTGGTTGGAACGATCTGGCCCCAGGTCATCATCCACCTCGTCGTCACCGTGCCGATCGTAGTGTGGGTGATGATCGGTTACTTCGAGGCGACGCCCATCGAACTGGAGGAGGCAGCCAGCATCGACGGGGCAAACTCCTGGCAGATTTTCCGGCTGGTCGCCCTGCCGATCGCCAAGCCCGGGATCGTCGTGGCGCTGATCCTGGCCGTGATCTTTTCCTGGAACAATTTCGTCTTCGGCATCGTTCTCGCCAACCATGAGACACGCACGCTGCCGGTTGCCGTCTACAACATGCTTTCCTACGAACAGGTGAGCTGGGGGCCGCTATCGGCAGCCGCGCTGGTGGTGACGGCGCCCGTACTGATCCTCACCCTTTTTGCACAGAGGCAGATCGTGGAAGGCCTTACCGCCGGAGCGGTCAAGGGCGGATGA
- the metE gene encoding 5-methyltetrahydropteroyltriglutamate--homocysteine S-methyltransferase — protein MSIDLKVPVATLGFPRIGRRRELKFALESYWSDKSSADGLLAMAKKLRAENWIEQRDRGVTKIPSNDFSLYDHVLDTAVMVGTVPSRFGWKEGPVSLDTYFAMARGSEGEAGGCGHPGHLHGATALEMTKWFDTNYHYMVPELSDDQAFALSSTKPVDEFLEAKALGVHTRPVIIGPVTFLKLAKSTAEGFNPLALLPKLIPVYAQLLRRLARAGADWVQIDEPALVLDLIPNEQEAFRFAYGRLAKAAPELKIMLATYFGALGDNLDTALSLPVAGLHVDLVRAAEQLEAVGRLARKEMVLSLGLIDGRNVWRANLPAMLEKIRPIVAGWPPERIEIAPSCSLLHVPIDLELETALDADVKSWLAFAVQKADELVVLSRALADGKNVVASQLGASARAAAARAASLKVHDPLVEGRIAAITGDMRRRQSAFVERAGKQDKRLGLPHFPTTTIGSFPQTPGVRKARAAHARGELSFVDYESFLKKETAAAIRWQEGLGLDVLVHGEFERNDMVQYFGEQLSGFAFTRHAWVQSYGSRYVRPPIIFGDVSRPNPMTVRWWRHAQSLTAKPVKGMLTGPVTILNWSFVRDDIARSAVCEQIALAIRDEVSDLEKAGARIIQIDEAALREGLPLRKSDWASYLEWAVGCFRLASTGVDDATQIHTHMCYSEFNDIIDAIAAMDADVISIETSRSRMELLDAFRNYRYPNEIGPGVYDIHSPRVPPVEEMLDLLILARHRLSDRQLWVNPDCGLKTRKWEEVRPALLNMVEAARQLRTQAKSPTDAQRGERKIHA, from the coding sequence ATGTCTATCGATCTGAAAGTTCCTGTCGCAACGCTTGGCTTTCCGCGGATTGGCCGCAGGCGTGAGCTCAAATTCGCATTGGAATCCTACTGGTCCGACAAATCCTCTGCCGATGGCCTCCTCGCAATGGCGAAGAAGCTCCGTGCCGAAAACTGGATCGAGCAACGCGACCGGGGCGTGACGAAGATCCCGTCCAACGATTTCTCGCTTTACGACCACGTCCTCGACACGGCGGTCATGGTCGGCACGGTGCCGTCACGCTTCGGCTGGAAGGAAGGCCCGGTATCGCTCGACACCTACTTTGCCATGGCGCGCGGCAGTGAAGGCGAAGCCGGAGGATGCGGCCATCCTGGCCACTTACATGGCGCTACCGCGCTGGAAATGACAAAATGGTTCGACACCAATTACCACTATATGGTGCCGGAACTCTCCGACGATCAGGCGTTCGCGCTTTCTTCGACAAAGCCCGTGGACGAATTCCTCGAGGCGAAGGCGCTCGGTGTCCATACACGACCCGTCATCATCGGCCCCGTCACCTTCCTCAAACTGGCGAAATCGACGGCGGAAGGCTTCAATCCACTGGCCCTGCTGCCGAAGTTGATTCCCGTCTATGCGCAACTCCTCAGGAGGCTGGCCAGGGCCGGCGCCGATTGGGTGCAGATAGACGAGCCGGCGCTGGTGCTCGACCTGATCCCGAACGAACAGGAAGCCTTCCGATTCGCCTATGGCAGGCTGGCCAAGGCCGCACCGGAACTGAAGATCATGCTTGCCACCTATTTCGGTGCCCTTGGAGACAATCTCGATACGGCGCTTTCGCTGCCCGTGGCGGGGCTGCACGTCGATCTCGTGCGCGCGGCCGAACAGTTGGAAGCGGTCGGCCGGCTCGCACGCAAGGAGATGGTGCTGTCGCTGGGTTTGATCGACGGCCGTAATGTGTGGCGTGCGAACCTGCCAGCGATGCTTGAGAAGATTCGGCCGATTGTCGCCGGCTGGCCGCCGGAGCGCATCGAGATCGCCCCGTCCTGCTCGCTCCTGCATGTGCCAATCGACCTCGAGCTGGAGACGGCGCTGGACGCGGACGTCAAATCCTGGCTCGCTTTCGCCGTCCAGAAGGCCGACGAGCTGGTTGTCCTGTCGCGTGCACTCGCCGACGGGAAAAATGTCGTCGCGTCGCAACTGGGCGCCTCGGCCAGGGCCGCCGCCGCAAGGGCGGCATCTCTCAAGGTGCATGATCCGCTGGTCGAGGGCCGTATCGCGGCAATCACGGGGGACATGAGGCGCAGGCAAAGCGCATTCGTTGAACGTGCCGGAAAGCAGGACAAGCGACTGGGCCTTCCCCACTTCCCCACCACCACGATCGGTTCCTTTCCGCAGACACCGGGGGTTCGCAAGGCGCGTGCAGCGCATGCCAGGGGCGAACTGAGTTTCGTCGACTACGAATCCTTCCTGAAGAAAGAGACAGCCGCGGCGATCCGCTGGCAGGAGGGCCTCGGCCTGGACGTACTCGTCCATGGCGAATTCGAGCGCAACGACATGGTGCAATATTTCGGCGAGCAACTGTCCGGCTTCGCCTTCACCAGGCACGCCTGGGTGCAGAGCTACGGCTCCCGTTATGTGCGTCCGCCGATCATCTTCGGTGACGTCTCGCGCCCGAATCCCATGACGGTGCGTTGGTGGCGGCATGCCCAGTCGCTGACGGCGAAACCGGTGAAGGGAATGCTGACCGGTCCAGTGACGATCCTGAATTGGTCTTTCGTCCGTGACGACATCGCCCGTAGCGCCGTATGCGAACAGATCGCTCTGGCCATCCGCGACGAGGTTTCCGATCTTGAAAAGGCGGGTGCCCGCATCATCCAGATCGATGAGGCCGCCTTGCGTGAGGGGTTGCCCCTGCGCAAGTCCGATTGGGCATCCTATCTCGAATGGGCGGTCGGATGCTTTCGCCTGGCGTCCACAGGTGTGGACGACGCAACGCAGATCCACACCCATATGTGCTACTCCGAGTTCAACGATATTATCGATGCGATCGCGGCCATGGATGCCGACGTCATCTCCATCGAGACATCGCGGTCGCGCATGGAACTACTCGATGCGTTCCGGAACTATCGCTATCCGAACGAGATCGGCCCGGGCGTCTATGATATCCACTCGCCCCGCGTTCCGCCGGTCGAGGAAATGCTCGACCTGCTGATCCTTGCCCGCCATCGGCTTTCCGACAGACAGCTCTGGGTCAACCCTGACTGCGGGTTGAAGACGCGCAAATGGGAAGAAGTGCGCCCGGCACTTCTCAATATGGTGGAAGCAGCAAGACAATTGAGAACACAAGCCAAATCGCCGACCGATGCACAGCGGGGAGAACGGAAGATCCATGCCTGA
- a CDS encoding 2Fe-2S iron-sulfur cluster-binding protein, whose amino-acid sequence MTELSLYRHLDEMTPWDDRLQVLEVIGIADEAPEVKTFAFRSDAQTWFRYKPGQFVTLELPLGEEPLMRSYTLSSSPSRPFSVAVTVKAQPDSVGTRWMFENLRVGDHVKAYGPAGDFSHHDHPAAKYLFLSAGSGITPMMSMLRWFSDCAPWTDVAFVNCTRRPQDVIFRRELELLGNRMPGLSLDFLVEERSGNEKSFGHRGRIDDRLLPLLVADFPDREIFCCGPEPFMRSVRDMLETAGFDMAHYHEESFGRPAAMAVSPPFSDEPSADAQEAPTREAVAIRFAASDVEAQCLPGQTVLQAARGAGVRISAACEFGLCGTCKTRKLSGEVEMSHNGGILDEEIAEGYILCCCSRPLTPIEIEA is encoded by the coding sequence ATGACAGAGCTTTCCCTTTATCGCCATCTAGACGAGATGACGCCGTGGGACGATCGGCTTCAGGTGCTGGAGGTGATCGGCATCGCCGACGAGGCGCCGGAAGTGAAGACTTTCGCCTTCCGTTCGGATGCGCAAACCTGGTTCCGCTACAAGCCCGGCCAGTTCGTGACGCTGGAACTGCCTCTTGGAGAAGAGCCGCTGATGCGCAGCTACACGCTGTCGTCCTCTCCGTCGCGACCCTTCTCGGTCGCCGTGACGGTGAAGGCGCAGCCGGACAGTGTCGGCACGCGCTGGATGTTCGAGAACCTGAGGGTCGGCGATCATGTCAAGGCCTATGGTCCGGCCGGCGACTTCTCGCATCATGATCATCCGGCGGCGAAATATCTCTTTCTCTCGGCCGGCTCCGGCATCACACCGATGATGTCGATGCTGCGATGGTTCTCCGACTGTGCGCCGTGGACGGACGTCGCCTTCGTCAATTGCACAAGACGGCCGCAAGATGTGATCTTCCGCAGGGAACTCGAACTGCTCGGCAACCGCATGCCGGGCCTGTCACTCGACTTCCTGGTCGAGGAGCGTTCGGGAAACGAAAAGTCCTTCGGTCACCGCGGCCGCATCGACGACAGACTGCTGCCGCTGCTGGTCGCCGATTTTCCGGACCGGGAGATCTTCTGTTGCGGGCCGGAGCCCTTCATGCGTTCCGTGCGCGACATGCTGGAAACCGCGGGCTTCGATATGGCCCATTATCATGAGGAGAGTTTCGGCAGGCCAGCGGCGATGGCGGTATCGCCGCCGTTTTCGGACGAACCGTCGGCCGATGCGCAGGAAGCTCCGACCCGGGAGGCAGTGGCAATCCGTTTCGCCGCCTCCGACGTCGAGGCGCAGTGCCTTCCCGGGCAGACCGTGCTTCAGGCCGCACGCGGCGCCGGCGTGCGCATTTCCGCCGCCTGCGAGTTCGGCCTGTGCGGCACCTGCAAGACGAGGAAGCTCTCCGGCGAGGTCGAGATGAGCCACAATGGCGGCATTCTCGATGAGGAGATCGCCGAGGGCTATATTCTCTGCTGCTGTTCCAGGCCTCTTACGCCGATCGAGATCGAAGCATGA
- a CDS encoding aromatic ring-hydroxylating oxygenase subunit alpha, whose protein sequence is MDARNEMPRLLGSRRQGFSLQQPFYIDPEFFRLDMELIWYRDWLFVGHDCEIARPGSYFTLQVGDYPIVVVRGRDGAIRALHNTCRHRGSRVCTAERGSSARLVCPYHQWTYDLDGSLIFARQMADGFCKADFGMKPIACESVAGYIFICLADEPADFAPFRTLMEPYFAPHDLAEAKVAHETTIIEKGNWKLVWENNRECYHCAANHPELCKTFPEAPTITGVPSVDSDPEMLEHWAHCERAGLPSRFRIDEAGQYRAVRAPLLRNAVSYTMSGKPAVHRNLSDAVSADRIGTLMLYHYPTTWNHVLVDHATTFRVLPISATETAVTTKWLVHKDAVEGVDYTVDELTHVWAMTNDEDRRIVEENAFGIKSPAYEPGPYSELHEGGVIQFVDWYAGFMERRLAEGAEPALRSVA, encoded by the coding sequence ATGGACGCGCGCAACGAAATGCCGAGGCTGCTTGGCAGCCGCCGGCAAGGGTTTTCCCTTCAACAACCCTTCTACATCGACCCGGAATTCTTTCGGCTGGACATGGAACTGATCTGGTATCGCGACTGGCTGTTCGTCGGCCATGATTGCGAGATCGCCAGGCCGGGCAGCTACTTCACCTTACAGGTAGGCGACTATCCGATTGTCGTGGTGCGCGGGCGCGACGGCGCCATCCGCGCCCTGCACAACACCTGTCGCCATCGCGGCAGCCGGGTATGCACGGCGGAGCGTGGGAGTTCAGCACGGCTGGTCTGCCCCTATCATCAGTGGACCTACGACCTCGACGGATCGCTGATTTTCGCGCGCCAGATGGCGGACGGCTTCTGCAAGGCGGATTTCGGCATGAAGCCGATCGCCTGCGAGAGCGTCGCCGGCTACATCTTCATCTGTCTTGCGGACGAGCCTGCCGATTTCGCGCCGTTCCGCACGCTGATGGAGCCCTATTTCGCGCCGCATGACCTTGCCGAGGCCAAGGTCGCGCACGAGACGACGATCATCGAGAAGGGCAACTGGAAGCTGGTCTGGGAAAACAACCGCGAGTGCTATCACTGCGCCGCGAACCACCCGGAACTCTGCAAGACTTTCCCGGAAGCGCCGACCATCACCGGCGTGCCGAGCGTCGACAGCGATCCGGAAATGCTGGAGCACTGGGCGCACTGCGAGAGGGCAGGCCTGCCGTCACGCTTCCGCATCGACGAGGCCGGCCAGTATCGGGCCGTGCGTGCGCCGCTTCTAAGGAACGCGGTCTCCTACACGATGAGCGGCAAGCCGGCCGTGCATAGGAACCTGTCCGATGCCGTTTCGGCCGACCGCATCGGCACGCTCATGCTCTACCACTATCCGACGACGTGGAACCACGTCCTGGTCGATCATGCGACCACCTTTCGTGTCCTGCCGATCAGCGCCACGGAAACGGCGGTGACGACCAAATGGCTGGTCCACAAGGATGCGGTCGAGGGTGTCGATTACACCGTCGACGAACTCACCCATGTCTGGGCGATGACCAATGACGAGGACCGGCGCATCGTGGAGGAGAACGCCTTCGGCATCAAGTCGCCGGCCTATGAGCCGGGACCCTATTCGGAACTGCATGAGGGCGGCGTGATCCAGTTCGTCGACTGGTATGCGGGCTTCATGGAGCGGCGGCTGGCCGAGGGCGCGGAGCCGGCACTTCGTTCCGTCGCTTGA